A genomic region of Granulicella sp. L56 contains the following coding sequences:
- a CDS encoding GvpL/GvpF family gas vesicle protein: MAWYAYCIAERQSFPELCRHRRPMPLTGVSGLFGNQAFLFPASDLAVIVSEHSAEDHERLDQQAAKDHARVIADCFKLSTVLPFRFGTTFQDDDALRRSVRSNQRHFQANVERLRGKAEMHLKVLVDDTCPGNSARDMTVGQQYLTSLRESASRQRERQSKARALSVQMHRMFLPIAEEITCKRMDSGKMLLDIAHLIDNKTVERYQNKYSSATLQLKECRMQLSGPWPPYHFVHRSSTSQQHSA; the protein is encoded by the coding sequence ATGGCATGGTACGCCTATTGCATCGCAGAACGGCAGTCGTTCCCGGAACTTTGTCGACACCGTCGTCCAATGCCCCTTACCGGAGTCTCAGGCCTCTTCGGTAATCAGGCATTCTTGTTTCCCGCCAGTGATTTGGCCGTCATCGTCTCCGAGCACAGCGCCGAAGATCATGAACGGCTCGACCAGCAAGCTGCAAAAGACCATGCCCGCGTCATCGCGGACTGCTTCAAGCTCTCAACCGTCCTGCCGTTCCGTTTTGGCACCACCTTTCAGGATGACGACGCCCTCCGCCGCTCCGTCCGCTCCAACCAGCGTCATTTCCAGGCCAACGTCGAGCGTCTTCGCGGCAAGGCCGAGATGCACCTCAAGGTCCTCGTGGACGACACCTGCCCTGGCAACTCCGCCCGCGACATGACCGTCGGCCAGCAGTACCTCACCAGCCTGCGCGAGAGCGCCAGCCGTCAGCGGGAGCGCCAGTCCAAGGCCCGTGCACTCTCTGTTCAGATGCATCGCATGTTCCTTCCCATCGCTGAAGAGATTACCTGCAAACGGATGGACTCGGGCAAGATGCTTTTGGATATCGCCCATCTCATCGATAACAAGACGGTTGAGCGTTATCAAAACAAGTATTCCTCGGCCACTCTGCAACTGAAAGAGTGCCGTATGCAACTCTCCGGGCCGTGGCCTCCGTACCACTTTGTGCATCGTTCCAGCACATCGCAGCAACACTCTGCTTAG
- a CDS encoding DUF481 domain-containing protein, with protein MVALCLVTGILSHSAVAQGAAAAPKSDVIVFTNGDQLTGTIERGVGDSIVFKSDTAGEITVPLSKIKELRSHGSFVVIRKDEKPTKITRHPGAIAYGDNAISVETQAGTPETVPVKDLAFIIDQATYDKEVAHNPSFLHGWAGSVSGGASLVRSSQTGTSFNAGIALIRAIPTVPYLPPKTRTTFNLLESYGKLTQPVIPQTTPPTPPSEAKTSIFHADAEHDLYFTPRFYALGEVSFDHNFAQGLNMQQVYGGGFGWTPILTPVQQLDLKADIHYEMQSFIQPDPITVDNPRIPNQNLIGSTIGEAYHRNLPGKIVFTESASILPAFNNPQAYSAIATAGLALPTYKRISLGVNGTDNYLNMPATGYKKNSFQFITAIVYTLK; from the coding sequence TTGGTTGCCCTCTGCCTGGTGACAGGCATCCTGTCCCACAGTGCTGTGGCGCAGGGAGCGGCAGCAGCCCCGAAGTCCGACGTGATCGTGTTTACCAATGGCGACCAGTTGACCGGAACCATCGAACGCGGCGTGGGCGACAGCATCGTCTTCAAAAGCGATACCGCGGGCGAGATCACGGTTCCGTTGAGCAAGATCAAGGAGCTGCGCTCGCATGGCAGCTTTGTCGTCATTCGGAAAGATGAGAAGCCGACGAAGATCACCCGGCATCCGGGTGCTATCGCCTATGGAGACAATGCTATAAGCGTCGAGACCCAGGCGGGTACCCCGGAGACAGTACCGGTGAAGGACCTTGCCTTCATCATCGACCAGGCGACCTACGACAAGGAAGTGGCACACAATCCAAGCTTTTTGCATGGATGGGCCGGGTCCGTCTCAGGCGGTGCTTCGCTGGTCCGATCGAGCCAGACGGGAACCAGCTTTAACGCTGGCATCGCCCTGATACGGGCGATTCCAACCGTGCCTTATCTGCCGCCCAAAACACGCACCACCTTCAACCTGCTGGAGAGCTACGGCAAGTTGACCCAGCCGGTGATTCCGCAGACAACACCCCCGACACCTCCTTCTGAGGCGAAGACGAGCATCTTTCATGCGGATGCCGAGCATGATCTCTATTTCACTCCCCGCTTCTACGCGCTGGGCGAAGTCTCTTTTGACCACAACTTCGCGCAGGGCCTGAATATGCAGCAGGTCTACGGCGGCGGTTTCGGCTGGACCCCCATCCTGACTCCGGTACAGCAACTCGATCTTAAGGCCGACATCCATTACGAGATGCAGTCCTTCATCCAGCCCGACCCGATTACCGTGGATAACCCGCGCATCCCCAACCAGAACCTGATCGGTTCGACGATTGGCGAGGCGTACCACCGCAATCTGCCGGGCAAGATCGTCTTTACCGAGAGCGCCAGCATTTTGCCTGCGTTCAATAATCCGCAAGCCTATTCGGCGATCGCAACTGCTGGATTGGCTTTGCCTACTTATAAGCGAATCAGCCTGGGAGTGAATGGCACGGACAACTACCTCAACATGCCAGCTACCGGATACAAGAAGAACAGCTTCCAGTTCATCACTGCTATCGTCTACACATTGAAATAA
- a CDS encoding cytochrome c, whose product MAKKSGSGGFGKVFLGFLIGVAAVAVGLFLYLHFGPLPVAVADAPFPYEKQIVHLPMNARIDHEVKTPPFGTSEDVFESGAAVYRAQCASCHGVPGHDVLYARYMYPRAPQLWKKHGKSDVVGVSDDTAGETYWKVANGIRLTGMPAFNHVLTDTQMWQVSLLLKSANTELPLPVTQILTR is encoded by the coding sequence ATGGCAAAAAAAAGTGGCAGTGGTGGCTTTGGCAAGGTTTTTTTAGGTTTTCTGATTGGGGTCGCCGCGGTTGCGGTCGGCCTGTTTCTGTACCTGCACTTTGGGCCGCTTCCCGTCGCCGTAGCCGACGCGCCCTTCCCCTATGAGAAGCAGATTGTCCACCTGCCCATGAACGCCCGCATCGACCATGAGGTCAAAACCCCGCCCTTCGGCACCAGCGAGGACGTCTTCGAGTCAGGCGCCGCCGTATACCGCGCCCAGTGCGCGAGCTGCCACGGTGTCCCCGGTCACGACGTTCTTTACGCGCGCTATATGTATCCCCGTGCGCCTCAGCTCTGGAAAAAGCATGGAAAATCCGATGTGGTTGGTGTCAGCGACGATACGGCAGGAGAGACCTACTGGAAGGTCGCCAACGGCATCCGTCTCACCGGTATGCCTGCCTTCAACCACGTGCTTACCGACACGCAGATGTGGCAGGTCAGCCTTCTGTTGAAGAGCGCCAACACAGAGCTACCATTGCCGGTGACGCAGATTTTGACCAGGTAA
- a CDS encoding outer membrane protein gives MFGLKLKEKCVAVMLLAALMASGAGIVQAQSMRRTRRETNANRQARIARIVKDTYSHKWEVGGGGGYLRYRSGEGLQRNNEVAFWLSGTRYFNPKLGVEADIRGAFGNAKIGTNDYLKFNPQISQYGFMAGPSYRFYAKEKTAVSVFAIGGAGVGKFDSGSKGIPSSLLGTWPSETRAAFSVGLNLDYNLYPNLAFRITPTYLGTTFGGTVQNNAGLNIGIVYRFGRN, from the coding sequence ATGTTCGGTTTGAAGTTGAAGGAAAAGTGTGTAGCGGTTATGTTGCTGGCGGCATTGATGGCCAGCGGAGCAGGCATCGTTCAGGCGCAATCCATGCGGCGGACACGGCGAGAGACGAACGCCAACCGCCAGGCAAGAATCGCCCGGATCGTCAAGGACACCTACAGCCACAAGTGGGAAGTGGGCGGCGGCGGCGGCTATCTGCGCTATCGCTCCGGCGAGGGCCTGCAGCGCAACAACGAGGTCGCCTTCTGGCTGAGCGGGACACGCTACTTCAACCCGAAGCTTGGCGTCGAGGCTGACATTCGCGGTGCCTTCGGCAATGCCAAGATCGGCACCAACGACTATCTCAAGTTCAACCCGCAGATATCGCAATACGGCTTCATGGCCGGGCCTTCTTACCGCTTCTATGCGAAAGAAAAGACGGCAGTGAGCGTGTTTGCCATCGGCGGCGCGGGAGTCGGCAAGTTCGACAGCGGCTCAAAGGGCATTCCTTCGTCTCTGCTGGGGACGTGGCCTTCCGAAACGCGAGCAGCGTTTTCCGTCGGCCTGAACCTCGACTACAACCTCTATCCCAACCTGGCATTTCGGATTACACCGACCTACCTGGGGACCACCTTTGGAGGAACCGTGCAGAATAATGCGGGATTGAACATTGGGATTGTTTATCGTTTCGGAAGAAACTAG
- a CDS encoding aspartate ammonia-lyase, giving the protein MSDTRTETDSLGNVAVPAEALYGAQTTRAISNFPISDLKASPFLIRALAMVKHAAAEANQSLGLITTEQGSAVMRAAHEVIDGQHHDHFVVDVFQAGAGVSLHMNANEVIANRAGQILGEPLGSYKRIHPNDHVNYGQSTNDVFPTAMRLSVLLALEDFYPVLNDLAASFDAKAREFKDILKAGRTHMQDAVPITLGQEFAAYAVAVRKCHQHLGRTAESLRELGLGGSAVGTGLNTHPDYRQRVIENLSRISGLELLETEDLRYAMQSNAVMADVSAALRTLALELIRISNDLRLLSSGPNTGFNEIHLPSLQPGSSIMPGKVNPVLAELTAMVAFQVIGNDTATAYAVQAGQLELNVMMPTMAHNTLQSITILTSTLRQLDHHCIRGITANRDRCAHYAASTIALATALNPYIGYAKAAALVKESVATGQSIVALAREKKLLTEEQIAEILDPKNMTEPHARKS; this is encoded by the coding sequence TTGCCGTTCCTGCCGAAGCTCTCTATGGAGCGCAGACTACTCGAGCCATCTCCAATTTCCCCATCAGCGACCTCAAGGCCAGTCCATTTCTCATCCGCGCGCTGGCAATGGTTAAACATGCTGCGGCTGAGGCGAATCAATCTCTCGGTCTCATCACCACGGAGCAGGGAAGCGCCGTAATGCGGGCCGCGCACGAGGTTATCGACGGCCAGCACCACGACCACTTCGTTGTCGATGTCTTTCAGGCTGGAGCCGGAGTCAGCCTGCACATGAACGCCAATGAGGTGATTGCCAACCGCGCCGGGCAGATTCTCGGCGAACCGCTCGGCAGCTACAAAAGAATCCATCCCAACGACCACGTTAACTATGGCCAGTCCACCAACGACGTCTTCCCCACGGCCATGCGGCTCTCGGTCTTGCTGGCGCTCGAAGATTTCTACCCTGTACTTAACGATCTGGCTGCCAGCTTCGATGCCAAGGCGCGCGAGTTCAAGGACATTCTGAAGGCTGGCCGCACCCACATGCAGGACGCCGTGCCTATCACGCTGGGACAGGAGTTCGCGGCTTACGCCGTTGCCGTCCGGAAGTGTCATCAGCATCTGGGGCGCACCGCTGAATCGCTGCGCGAACTGGGCCTTGGCGGCTCTGCTGTTGGGACTGGGCTTAATACTCATCCCGACTATCGACAGCGGGTCATTGAGAACCTTAGCCGCATCTCCGGTCTCGAACTTCTGGAAACAGAAGATCTCCGCTATGCCATGCAATCGAACGCTGTGATGGCCGACGTCTCCGCCGCGCTACGCACGCTTGCGCTCGAACTGATTCGCATCTCCAACGATCTGCGTCTGTTGTCGAGTGGGCCGAATACGGGCTTCAACGAGATCCATCTGCCCAGCCTGCAGCCCGGCTCGAGCATCATGCCGGGCAAGGTCAACCCCGTGCTCGCAGAACTGACTGCGATGGTTGCGTTTCAGGTCATTGGCAACGATACTGCCACGGCCTACGCCGTACAGGCAGGGCAACTTGAACTGAACGTGATGATGCCTACCATGGCGCATAACACGCTGCAATCCATCACTATTCTGACCAGCACGCTGAGGCAATTGGATCACCACTGCATTCGCGGAATCACGGCTAACCGAGACCGCTGCGCTCACTATGCTGCCAGCACCATTGCGCTCGCCACTGCGCTGAATCCCTACATTGGCTATGCAAAGGCGGCAGCGTTGGTAAAGGAATCGGTTGCTACGGGACAGAGCATCGTAGCCCTTGCCCGCGAGAAAAAACTGCTCACCGAAGAACAGATCGCAGAGATTCTTGACCCCAAAAACATGACGGAACCACATGCCAGAAAGTCCTGA